The proteins below come from a single Candidatus Chlamydia sanziniae genomic window:
- the brnQ gene encoding branched-chain amino acid transport system II carrier protein: protein MKKKSAHKKKSNKKLSTWSIGGSIFAMFFGAGNIVFPLALGFHYNAHPWFAYFGMILTAVCVPLIGLISMLLYSGDYQRFFGSIGKLPGIIFIVAILCVIGPFGGIPRAIAVSHATLSSLAEPPSKLIPSLPWFSLICCVLIYIFSCKLSRLIQWLGSVFSPIMLITLLWVLIRSFMLPPHPAIDTFSPNAQQAWVAGVIEGFNTMDLLATFFFCSIVLISLRQLIAHENHTGDEEIPLSFQQINKKNRRTLVLGFLLAAVLLGAVYLGFVLSAARHADLLVNVSKGCILGKISAIALGPNSILTGTSIFIACLTTEIALVGIVADFLARVISFKKLNYPIAVILTLIPTYFISILNFETISLLLLPLLQLSYPALIVLACGNIAHKLWNFRYVQALFYLTLSLTIILRLIG, encoded by the coding sequence ATGAAAAAAAAATCTGCTCATAAGAAAAAATCTAACAAAAAATTATCCACCTGGTCCATTGGAGGATCGATTTTTGCTATGTTCTTTGGAGCAGGCAATATTGTATTTCCTCTTGCCCTAGGATTTCATTATAACGCACATCCCTGGTTTGCGTACTTTGGTATGATACTCACTGCCGTTTGTGTCCCTCTCATTGGCCTGATCAGTATGTTGCTTTATTCTGGAGATTACCAACGTTTCTTTGGGTCTATAGGAAAACTTCCCGGGATAATTTTCATTGTAGCAATTCTTTGCGTTATAGGACCCTTTGGGGGCATTCCACGCGCTATTGCTGTATCCCACGCTACGCTATCTTCACTAGCGGAACCTCCATCCAAACTTATTCCTAGCCTTCCTTGGTTTAGTTTGATTTGTTGTGTGTTAATCTATATCTTCTCTTGTAAACTTAGCCGACTGATACAATGGTTGGGATCTGTATTTTCCCCCATTATGCTTATCACACTTTTGTGGGTGCTTATCCGAAGTTTCATGCTTCCTCCCCACCCCGCAATAGATACCTTCTCTCCTAACGCCCAACAAGCGTGGGTAGCAGGAGTTATTGAAGGCTTTAATACCATGGATTTACTCGCAACCTTTTTTTTCTGCTCCATAGTTCTTATCTCCTTACGACAATTAATTGCTCATGAAAATCATACCGGAGATGAAGAAATTCCTTTGAGTTTTCAACAAATTAACAAAAAAAATAGACGTACTCTTGTTTTAGGTTTTTTGCTCGCTGCAGTTTTATTGGGGGCAGTCTATTTAGGATTTGTTTTGTCTGCAGCACGCCACGCCGACCTACTAGTGAATGTTAGCAAAGGGTGCATTTTAGGAAAAATTTCAGCAATCGCTTTAGGGCCTAATAGTATCCTTACAGGGACCAGTATATTTATTGCCTGCCTAACCACGGAGATTGCCCTCGTCGGTATTGTCGCTGATTTTCTAGCCCGAGTAATTTCTTTTAAAAAATTAAATTACCCCATCGCGGTTATTCTCACTTTGATCCCCACATATTTTATTTCTATCCTAAACTTCGAAACTATCAGTTTATTGCTCTTACCCTTATTGCAACTAAGCTATCCTGCATTAATTGTATTGGCATGTGGAAATATCGCTCACAAATTGTGGAATTTCCGTTATGTCCAAGCCTTGTTTTATTTAACTCTCTCTCTTACAATCATTCTAAGATTAATAGGTTGA
- a CDS encoding endonuclease III domain-containing protein: MRNFILTTLNALFPDPQPSLVGWSTSFQLLIAILLSGNSTDKSVNRVIPQLFSAAPDAQAMANLSLKKLYMFIAPCGLGKRKTSYIHELSEILMRDYHGEPPKNMQLLMQLPGVGRKTASVFLGIAYGAPTFPVDTHILRLARRWKISEKKSPSAVEKDLVRFFGDTNTPKLHLQLIHYARKFCPARHHKINDCPLCTFIKQHGCNTPQNPEHILKHC, encoded by the coding sequence ATGCGTAATTTTATCCTTACTACCTTGAATGCCTTATTTCCTGATCCTCAGCCATCGTTAGTTGGGTGGTCAACGTCTTTTCAACTATTGATTGCTATTCTTTTATCAGGAAACTCTACAGATAAATCTGTAAACAGGGTGATTCCTCAGCTATTTTCAGCAGCTCCTGACGCCCAAGCCATGGCCAACTTATCTTTAAAGAAACTTTATATGTTCATAGCTCCTTGTGGTCTTGGAAAAAGAAAAACCTCGTATATTCATGAATTATCAGAAATTCTTATGAGAGATTATCACGGAGAGCCTCCTAAAAATATGCAGCTCCTTATGCAGCTCCCCGGCGTAGGAAGAAAAACTGCTTCGGTTTTTCTTGGCATAGCGTATGGAGCTCCCACATTCCCTGTAGATACCCATATTCTCCGTCTTGCTAGGCGCTGGAAAATCTCTGAAAAAAAAAGCCCCTCAGCAGTAGAAAAAGATTTGGTTCGTTTCTTTGGGGACACAAATACTCCAAAACTTCATTTACAATTGATTCACTACGCACGTAAATTTTGTCCAGCCCGACATCATAAGATAAACGATTGTCCCCTATGTACATTTATCAAACAACATGGCTGTAATACGCCTCAAAATCCTGAGCATATCCTAAAACATTGTTAA
- the mnmE gene encoding tRNA uridine-5-carboxymethylaminomethyl(34) synthesis GTPase MnmE: MLKNDTIAAIATPPGEGSIAIVRLSGPQAIVIADRVFSGSISDYASHTVHLGEVVFKSRPIDQVLLLVMRSPRSFTGEDVIEFQCHGGFFACSQILDALIAEGARPALPGEFSQRAFLNGKIDLIQAEAIQNLIAAENLDAFRIAQSHFQGHLSKKIQEITNLIIEALAFIEIVADFPEEEQPEMTVPKEKIRQALNIVIECIDSFDEGQRLAQGTKFILAGKPNVGKSSLLNALVQKDRAIVTDIPGTTRDILEEAWVLQGRRIRLIDTAGQRTTNNPIEKEGIQKALSAMEEAQVILWVLDATQPLEPLPNILFSKPSFLLWNKIDTVVSFPSTEISLPQFMVSAKTGAGLQELKTALGLWMQQEESGKSSKIFLISSRHHTILAEIAEHLLAAEEGLISTAPSEIIALDLRQAIQATQNLSGQEVTEKILGAIFSNFCIGK, encoded by the coding sequence ATGCTTAAAAATGATACCATTGCTGCAATTGCAACTCCTCCAGGTGAAGGAAGCATTGCTATTGTTCGTTTGTCAGGCCCACAAGCAATTGTTATTGCTGATCGCGTATTTTCAGGGTCTATATCAGATTATGCTTCCCATACCGTACATCTAGGAGAAGTCGTATTTAAAAGTAGACCGATCGATCAAGTGCTACTCTTAGTTATGCGTTCTCCTCGATCTTTTACGGGGGAGGATGTTATCGAATTTCAATGTCATGGAGGTTTCTTTGCTTGCTCTCAAATTCTGGATGCTCTTATTGCTGAAGGAGCGCGCCCTGCACTCCCGGGAGAATTTTCTCAACGTGCGTTCCTAAACGGAAAAATTGACTTAATCCAAGCAGAAGCTATACAAAATCTTATTGCTGCAGAAAATTTAGATGCATTTCGCATCGCTCAAAGCCATTTTCAAGGGCACTTGTCTAAGAAAATTCAAGAAATTACTAACTTGATTATCGAAGCTCTAGCGTTTATCGAAATCGTAGCCGATTTTCCTGAAGAAGAGCAACCAGAAATGACAGTCCCTAAGGAAAAGATTCGACAAGCTCTAAACATAGTCATAGAATGCATCGATAGTTTTGATGAAGGTCAACGCCTTGCTCAAGGGACAAAATTCATCCTTGCTGGCAAACCTAATGTAGGAAAATCTTCCTTGCTCAATGCCTTAGTCCAAAAAGATCGCGCTATTGTGACTGATATCCCTGGCACCACACGCGATATATTAGAAGAAGCTTGGGTATTGCAAGGTAGGAGAATACGACTGATCGATACCGCAGGGCAAAGAACTACAAACAATCCTATAGAAAAAGAAGGGATACAAAAAGCACTCTCCGCGATGGAAGAGGCTCAGGTAATTCTCTGGGTTCTAGACGCCACACAACCTCTAGAACCTCTTCCCAACATCCTTTTTTCTAAACCTTCCTTTCTTTTATGGAATAAAATAGATACCGTAGTATCGTTCCCCTCTACAGAAATATCTTTACCCCAATTTATGGTTTCAGCAAAAACAGGCGCGGGTCTCCAAGAGCTCAAAACAGCCTTAGGACTTTGGATGCAACAAGAAGAATCAGGGAAAAGTTCTAAAATTTTTTTAATATCTTCGCGCCATCACACTATATTAGCAGAAATTGCAGAGCACCTACTTGCAGCTGAAGAAGGGCTAATTTCAACAGCGCCTTCAGAAATTATTGCCTTAGATTTAAGACAAGCTATCCAAGCAACACAAAATCTTTCTGGGCAGGAAGTTACTGAAAAAATTTTAGGCGCAATTTTTAGTAATTTTTGCATTGGAAAATAA
- a CDS encoding phosphatidylserine decarboxylase, which translates to MQKPKYIDRITGERVTEPIFYEKTMMFLYNSKLGRWLAGFFSTHPIFSRIYGWVQKQSWTRGKIRPFVQQYNISEEESVKPVSAYTSFNDFFTRKLKRKARPIFPGDNVCITPADGRYLIYSNASEFDEFVIKSKRFSLSKLLGDNQLVKLYAQGSMVFIRLAPFDYHRFHFPCDCLPQQTRCINGSLFSVHPLAIKDNFILFCENKRTATLLETKGFGNILYLEVGAMNIGSITQTFSPNQSYCKGAEKGFFSFGGSTIILLFLPNVIRFDEDLLKNSRMGLETRCLMGQSLGRSQRE; encoded by the coding sequence GTGCAGAAGCCGAAATATATTGACCGTATTACTGGGGAGCGGGTTACTGAGCCTATATTTTATGAAAAAACCATGATGTTTTTATATAATTCCAAATTAGGTAGATGGCTAGCCGGCTTCTTTTCTACGCATCCTATTTTCTCTAGGATTTATGGCTGGGTTCAAAAGCAGTCGTGGACGCGAGGGAAAATTCGTCCTTTTGTGCAGCAGTACAACATTTCAGAAGAAGAATCAGTAAAACCTGTTTCTGCTTACACGTCATTCAATGATTTTTTTACACGCAAACTTAAACGAAAGGCGCGTCCCATCTTTCCTGGAGATAATGTGTGTATTACTCCTGCTGATGGCAGATATCTCATCTATTCGAATGCTTCAGAGTTTGATGAGTTTGTTATTAAGTCTAAACGTTTTTCTCTTTCTAAATTATTAGGAGATAATCAGTTGGTTAAGCTTTATGCTCAGGGGAGCATGGTATTTATACGTCTAGCACCTTTTGATTATCATCGTTTTCATTTTCCTTGTGATTGCTTACCACAACAAACGCGCTGTATCAATGGGAGTCTTTTCTCCGTACATCCGCTAGCTATTAAGGATAATTTTATTCTTTTTTGTGAAAATAAACGTACGGCTACACTATTGGAAACTAAAGGATTTGGCAACATTCTATATTTAGAAGTTGGGGCCATGAATATAGGGTCGATTACGCAAACCTTTTCTCCTAACCAATCCTATTGTAAAGGTGCTGAGAAAGGGTTTTTTTCTTTTGGAGGTTCTACGATTATTTTACTTTTTTTGCCCAATGTCATACGGTTTGATGAGGATCTTTTGAAGAATTCTCGGATGGGATTGGAGACACGCTGCCTTATGGGGCAATCTTTAGGACGATCCCAAAGAGAATAA
- a CDS encoding tetratricopeptide repeat protein: MWLVILWILGLGLGIALAVKSYYRFLHFRCYAIQVIREVRLSMELKEWAVAEQQLLPILKKRFYKRQYLFDYIRILRGMERFEEAEKFLKEAQKMGLRGPSFFLEIAYRAYRHGVFKECVKAFSLVPKEMFEEEDAAKYASALVHLGQLNAACSLIEPWISPLSHQGTYVTMGHIYFTSKRYQDAIEFYNRAQALGPCPVEVIYNLAHAYRLTANYTQAGRCFRKLLTEALYREEALFNVGLCEQKLGRANKALLIYQSSDLWSRGDALLMKYAALAAMDVQDYLLAERCWGLALRCSTFAEDYKCSLSYGLSLCQLRKYADAEHVYRKVIQSFPNCPTACKALAWLCGVGYATTVPLEEGLVYARKAVRLDHSCETLELLSACEARCGNFDAAYEIQSFLSAQDIFLDQKKRRSRIMRNLRQKLPLNDHHIMEVDALLAA; this comes from the coding sequence ATGTGGTTAGTCATTTTATGGATTTTAGGATTAGGCTTAGGAATAGCATTAGCTGTTAAAAGTTATTATCGCTTCCTGCATTTTCGTTGTTACGCTATTCAGGTGATTCGAGAAGTTCGTTTAAGTATGGAACTCAAAGAATGGGCTGTAGCCGAACAGCAACTTCTTCCCATTTTAAAAAAACGTTTTTATAAACGCCAATACTTGTTTGATTACATACGCATTCTCAGGGGTATGGAACGCTTTGAAGAAGCGGAAAAATTCCTTAAGGAGGCGCAAAAAATGGGCCTGCGAGGACCTTCCTTTTTTTTGGAAATTGCTTATAGGGCTTACCGTCATGGTGTGTTTAAGGAGTGTGTTAAGGCATTTTCTTTGGTCCCCAAAGAAATGTTTGAAGAGGAGGATGCAGCAAAGTATGCTTCCGCACTTGTACATTTGGGACAGCTGAATGCTGCTTGCAGTTTGATAGAACCATGGATTTCCCCTCTTTCGCATCAAGGAACTTATGTCACCATGGGGCACATTTATTTTACTTCGAAGCGTTATCAAGATGCTATAGAATTTTATAATCGTGCACAAGCTTTAGGTCCTTGTCCTGTTGAAGTAATTTATAACTTGGCTCACGCGTATCGTTTGACTGCGAATTATACCCAAGCAGGTAGATGCTTCCGCAAATTATTAACCGAGGCTCTCTATAGAGAGGAAGCTTTGTTTAATGTAGGGCTATGTGAGCAAAAACTGGGCAGGGCGAATAAAGCTCTTTTAATTTATCAAAGCAGCGATTTATGGTCTCGAGGGGATGCTCTGCTGATGAAATATGCTGCTTTAGCTGCGATGGATGTACAAGATTATTTATTGGCAGAACGTTGTTGGGGTTTAGCTCTGCGCTGTTCAACATTTGCTGAGGATTATAAATGTAGTCTGAGTTATGGCTTGAGTCTCTGCCAATTACGCAAGTATGCAGATGCAGAGCACGTATATCGGAAGGTAATTCAGAGTTTCCCTAATTGTCCCACAGCTTGTAAAGCTTTAGCATGGCTTTGTGGTGTAGGATACGCAACCACGGTTCCTCTTGAAGAAGGGTTGGTGTATGCAAGGAAAGCAGTGCGACTGGATCATAGTTGTGAAACTTTGGAATTGTTGAGCGCGTGTGAAGCACGTTGTGGTAATTTTGACGCTGCTTATGAAATCCAGTCATTTCTCTCAGCTCAAGATATTTTTTTAGATCAGAAAAAACGTCGTTCAAGGATTATGCGTAACTTGCGACAAAAATTACCTCTGAATGATCATCACATTATGGAAGTGGATGCCCTACTTGCGGCATAA
- the secA gene encoding preprotein translocase subunit SecA has product MLDFLKRFFGSSQERILKKIQKLVDKVNIYDEVLAPLSDSELRNKTAELKKRYREGESLDELLPEAYAVVKNVCRRLIGTPVEVSGYHQQWDMVPYDVQILGAIAMHRGFITEMQTGEGKTLTAVMPLYLNALSGNPVHLVTVNDYLAQRDCEWVGSILRWLGLTTGVLVGGTPLERRREIYNCDVVYGTASEFGFDYLRDNSIATRAEEQVGRGFYFAIIDEVDSILIDEARTPLIISGPGEKHNPVYFELKDKVAELVSFQRELCSQIALEARRGLDAFLDSDILPKNKKVIEGISEFCRALWLVSKGVPLNRVLRRVREHPDLRAMVDKWDIYYHAEQNKEESLERLSQLYIIVDEHNNDFELTDKGMLQWVESAGGSTEDFVMMDMGHEYALIDNDESLSPADKINKKIAVSQEDTLRKARAHGLRQLLRAHLLMERDVDYIVRDDQIVIIDEHTGRPQPGRRFSEGLHQAIEAKEHVTIRKESQTFATVTLQNFFRLYEKLAGMTGTAITESREFKEIYNLYVLQVPTFKPCLRIDHNDEFYMTEREKYHAIVHEIARIHREGNPILVGTESVEVSEKLSRILRQNRIPHTVLNAKNHAKEAEIIAGAGKLGAVTVATNMAGRGTDIKLDPEAVVVGGLHVIGTTRHQSRRIDRQLRGRCARLGDPGAAKFFLSFEDRLMRLFASPKLNALIRHFRPPEGEAMSDPMFNRLIETAQKRVEGRNYTIRKHTLEYDDVMNKQRQAIYAFRNDVLHTQDVFSLVKEVLCHVALMVASLLVHGRCLQGWTLPKLEEWINDSFPIPLDNTALKKLKDVDTLAEKIAEALMETLLSRFADMMKEISVAGGKEVNAEAICRDVIRSVMIMHIDEQWKIHLVDMDLLRSEVGLRTVGQKDPLLEFKYESFLLFESLVRDIRIALSKHLFRLELTIGPEQRMKNVVPTIATSFHNNGNYGPLELTIVTDKEE; this is encoded by the coding sequence ATGTTAGATTTTCTTAAGCGCTTTTTTGGTTCTTCGCAGGAGCGTATTCTAAAAAAAATTCAAAAACTTGTAGATAAGGTGAACATTTATGATGAAGTACTCGCACCTTTATCAGATAGTGAGCTGCGTAATAAAACAGCAGAATTAAAAAAAAGATATCGTGAGGGCGAGTCTCTTGATGAACTGCTTCCTGAAGCTTACGCTGTTGTAAAAAATGTCTGTAGGCGTTTGATAGGAACCCCTGTGGAAGTTTCTGGATACCATCAACAATGGGATATGGTGCCCTATGATGTTCAAATTTTGGGCGCTATAGCCATGCATAGAGGCTTTATTACAGAAATGCAGACAGGGGAGGGGAAAACTCTTACTGCTGTCATGCCCCTGTATTTAAATGCTTTGTCGGGAAATCCTGTACATCTGGTGACTGTGAATGATTACTTAGCCCAGCGGGATTGCGAGTGGGTAGGATCAATATTGCGCTGGTTAGGACTCACCACAGGAGTATTAGTAGGAGGGACTCCTCTAGAAAGACGAAGAGAAATTTATAATTGCGATGTGGTTTATGGTACAGCATCTGAATTTGGTTTTGACTATTTACGAGACAATTCTATAGCAACGCGAGCTGAAGAACAGGTAGGTCGAGGTTTTTACTTCGCTATTATCGATGAGGTGGATTCGATCCTTATAGATGAAGCTCGCACTCCTTTAATTATTTCTGGTCCTGGAGAAAAGCATAATCCTGTCTATTTTGAACTTAAAGATAAGGTTGCTGAACTTGTTTCTTTCCAAAGAGAACTTTGTAGTCAAATTGCTCTTGAAGCACGACGGGGTCTAGATGCTTTTTTAGATTCCGATATTCTTCCCAAAAATAAAAAAGTTATCGAAGGAATCTCTGAGTTTTGCCGGGCTCTATGGCTTGTGAGTAAAGGGGTACCATTAAATCGTGTGTTACGTCGTGTCCGTGAGCATCCTGATTTACGCGCTATGGTTGATAAATGGGATATTTACTACCATGCGGAGCAAAATAAAGAAGAAAGTTTAGAGCGCCTTTCACAACTCTATATTATTGTTGATGAGCATAACAATGATTTTGAATTGACAGATAAGGGTATGCTGCAATGGGTGGAGTCTGCTGGAGGCTCTACAGAAGACTTTGTTATGATGGATATGGGTCATGAATATGCTCTGATAGACAATGATGAGTCTTTATCTCCTGCAGATAAAATTAATAAGAAAATCGCAGTTTCTCAAGAAGATACCTTAAGAAAAGCTCGAGCACATGGTTTACGACAATTATTAAGAGCTCATCTTTTAATGGAGCGTGACGTAGATTATATTGTCCGTGATGATCAAATTGTCATTATTGATGAACATACAGGTCGTCCTCAACCTGGACGACGTTTTTCCGAAGGTTTGCATCAGGCTATAGAGGCTAAAGAACATGTGACTATTCGTAAGGAGTCTCAAACTTTTGCTACCGTGACATTGCAGAATTTCTTCCGTTTATATGAAAAACTTGCAGGGATGACGGGGACCGCAATTACAGAGTCTCGAGAGTTCAAAGAGATTTATAATCTTTATGTGTTACAAGTTCCAACATTTAAACCTTGTTTACGTATAGATCATAATGATGAGTTTTACATGACAGAGCGTGAGAAGTATCACGCGATTGTTCATGAGATTGCTCGCATTCATCGAGAAGGAAATCCTATTCTTGTGGGAACAGAATCAGTGGAAGTGTCTGAGAAACTATCGAGGATCTTACGACAAAATCGCATACCTCATACGGTATTAAATGCTAAGAACCATGCCAAAGAGGCAGAGATTATTGCTGGAGCTGGGAAATTAGGAGCTGTTACTGTTGCTACGAATATGGCAGGCCGGGGTACAGATATTAAACTGGATCCTGAAGCTGTTGTTGTTGGTGGTTTGCATGTGATTGGGACTACACGTCACCAATCTCGTCGTATTGATAGACAGCTTCGTGGACGATGTGCGCGTTTAGGAGATCCGGGTGCTGCGAAGTTCTTCTTATCGTTTGAAGATCGTCTTATGAGGCTGTTTGCTTCTCCGAAGTTAAATGCTTTGATTCGTCATTTTCGTCCTCCCGAAGGGGAAGCAATGTCAGATCCTATGTTTAATAGGTTGATAGAAACGGCTCAAAAACGCGTAGAAGGTAGGAACTATACTATTCGTAAGCATACCTTAGAATACGATGACGTGATGAACAAACAAAGGCAAGCGATTTACGCTTTTCGTAATGATGTTTTGCATACTCAAGATGTTTTTAGCTTGGTGAAAGAAGTACTTTGTCATGTTGCTTTGATGGTAGCATCGCTGCTTGTTCATGGACGTTGTCTACAAGGATGGACTCTTCCAAAACTTGAAGAATGGATAAACGATTCGTTTCCGATTCCATTAGATAATACAGCATTAAAGAAACTAAAAGATGTCGATACTCTAGCTGAGAAAATCGCTGAAGCTCTCATGGAAACGCTGCTTTCTAGATTTGCAGATATGATGAAGGAAATCTCCGTGGCTGGAGGCAAAGAGGTGAATGCTGAAGCAATTTGTCGTGATGTGATTCGTTCTGTGATGATCATGCATATTGATGAGCAGTGGAAAATTCACCTTGTAGATATGGATTTGTTGCGTAGTGAGGTTGGATTAAGAACTGTTGGGCAAAAGGATCCTTTATTAGAATTTAAATACGAATCCTTCTTATTATTTGAGAGTCTCGTTCGGGATATTCGGATTGCGCTTTCTAAGCACTTGTTTCGTTTAGAATTAACGATAGGGCCGGAGCAACGTATGAAGAATGTCGTTCCTACTATAGCGACCTCTTTCCATAACAATGGGAACTATGGTCCTTTAGAATTAACTATAGTTACAGATAAAGAGGAATAA
- a CDS encoding pyocin knob domain-containing protein — protein sequence MNHDPLDSDADKYYSLEDLLSNSKEAHSLDEYQETGIYVEENKEHGDLLIVLSESILKGITRQFYISDDNYAYTRHHVEGRWSFWSHISIKTISQEIYDFNDLQETGFLTTTDVTTLIHAPENFSKGSESLNNIIICIGSHQVNHYVQFLIADNRRTFWIRHCNNHIWSDWTAFI from the coding sequence ATGAACCACGATCCATTGGATTCAGATGCAGATAAGTACTATAGTCTCGAAGACCTACTTTCTAACTCTAAAGAGGCCCACTCATTAGACGAATACCAAGAAACAGGAATCTATGTCGAAGAAAACAAAGAACATGGGGACCTTCTCATCGTTCTCAGCGAATCTATACTGAAAGGGATAACACGTCAATTTTACATCAGTGATGACAATTACGCCTATACCCGCCACCATGTAGAAGGGCGCTGGAGTTTTTGGTCTCATATTTCAATAAAAACAATTTCTCAAGAAATTTATGATTTTAATGATCTCCAAGAAACAGGATTTCTCACTACTACAGATGTAACAACTTTAATCCATGCTCCTGAAAACTTTTCTAAAGGTTCAGAAAGCTTAAATAATATCATTATCTGTATAGGGAGCCACCAAGTGAATCACTATGTACAATTCCTCATTGCAGACAATCGTAGGACTTTCTGGATTCGTCATTGCAATAATCACATATGGTCAGATTGGACTGCCTTCATTTAA
- the der gene encoding ribosome biogenesis GTPase Der produces MLRITIVGRPNVGKSSLFNRLCKRSLAIVNSQQGTTRDRLYGDIPTSGAAIQVIDTGGIDYDSSDHFQKHIYKQALTATQEADLLLLVIDIRCGITEQDAQLAKKLLPLKKPIILVANKADTYREEHRIYELYKLGISSIIATSAAHDKHIDTLLEKIKTLGNLPLEPLTQNTEENLREDIHEDVCTAETPEELFYSNTESNCFIEDVPSFPVVETTNRVLKIALIGRPNVGKSSIINGLLNEERCITDQIPGTTRDNIDILYTHNNTPYLFIDTAGLRKMKSVKNSVEWISSSRTEKAIIRADLCLLVIDATQSLSSYDKRILSLISKQKKPHILLINKWDLMQDIRMEHYCRNLLATDPYLGEARLLCVSAVTKRNLSKIFSAIEDLHSISSRKISTPLVNKTLATALQRHHPQVIHGRRLKIYYGLQKTIAPTQFLLFINSKSLLTKQYEYYLKNTLKSSFNLHGIPFNLEFKEKLKRSN; encoded by the coding sequence ATGTTACGGATTACCATTGTAGGAAGACCCAACGTAGGGAAATCATCCCTTTTCAATCGGTTATGCAAACGTTCTTTAGCTATTGTCAACTCTCAACAAGGAACCACGCGGGACCGATTGTACGGTGATATCCCAACCTCAGGAGCTGCAATCCAAGTAATTGATACTGGAGGGATTGATTATGATTCTTCAGATCATTTTCAAAAACATATTTATAAACAAGCTCTTACAGCAACTCAAGAAGCAGACCTCTTGCTCTTAGTTATTGACATCCGTTGTGGCATTACAGAACAAGATGCGCAACTTGCAAAAAAGCTCCTGCCCTTAAAAAAACCTATCATCCTTGTTGCTAATAAAGCAGACACTTACCGAGAAGAACACCGTATCTATGAGCTGTATAAATTAGGGATTTCCTCTATCATAGCAACATCAGCAGCCCATGATAAACACATCGATACCCTTCTTGAGAAAATCAAAACCTTAGGAAACCTTCCTCTAGAGCCTCTAACACAAAATACAGAAGAAAACCTTAGAGAAGATATCCATGAAGATGTCTGTACAGCTGAAACTCCTGAAGAACTCTTCTATTCAAATACAGAAAGCAACTGCTTCATTGAAGACGTTCCAAGTTTTCCTGTCGTTGAAACAACAAACCGAGTCTTAAAAATCGCTTTAATTGGACGGCCAAATGTTGGGAAATCTTCAATTATTAATGGCTTATTAAATGAAGAGCGCTGCATTACCGATCAGATTCCAGGGACTACACGAGATAATATCGATATCTTATATACTCACAACAACACACCCTATCTTTTCATTGATACTGCAGGACTACGGAAAATGAAAAGCGTGAAAAATTCTGTAGAATGGATTTCTTCTTCAAGAACAGAAAAAGCAATTATACGAGCAGATCTTTGCCTACTTGTGATTGACGCTACACAAAGTCTCTCTTCCTATGATAAACGCATCCTCTCACTCATCTCGAAACAAAAAAAACCTCATATCCTCCTAATAAATAAGTGGGACTTAATGCAAGACATCCGTATGGAGCATTATTGCAGAAATCTCCTTGCTACAGATCCTTATTTAGGAGAAGCTCGGCTTCTTTGTGTTTCTGCTGTTACTAAACGTAACTTATCCAAAATTTTCTCCGCTATTGAGGATCTTCATTCTATCAGTTCGCGTAAAATTTCTACTCCCCTGGTAAATAAAACCCTAGCAACAGCATTACAAAGACATCATCCTCAAGTTATCCATGGGAGACGGTTAAAGATTTACTATGGACTTCAAAAAACTATAGCGCCCACGCAATTTTTACTATTTATCAATTCGAAATCTTTATTAACAAAGCAATATGAATATTATTTAAAAAATACTTTAAAATCTTCTTTTAATTTGCATGGCATACCTTTTAATTTGGAATTCAAAGAAAAATTAAAAAGATCAAATTAA